A stretch of Arachis hypogaea cultivar Tifrunner chromosome 15, arahy.Tifrunner.gnm2.J5K5, whole genome shotgun sequence DNA encodes these proteins:
- the LOC140179242 gene encoding uncharacterized protein: protein MERALQAHHVPLNQYVEFAAYQLAGEAQPWWQAECHLLQLRNADIPWEVFQMDFHKKYFPKSAREAKEIELMQLKQGSMSVAEYTNKFKELCRFSRVCQGDPETFESWRCNKYQRGLKDNIMTDVAPMEIRVFSNLVNKARVVEEYAKTVAASKDTHGGSSSRGHGKYLHPRRQSFKRGVYAPQSQGGFRKNTHDQIQRGKGRGNQSKGSSDLTCDRCRCFHPYDSCKIGICGCFNCGLLGHFAKDFPRGQNQNAGQSQHQGRVFAVNAKDASKAIPLMRIEELGLKVLELPSDLHVHTPHQTVMTRSGCRQVGFKLEGREFVHDLICLPMVGLEMILGFDQFSKNQVLLDYFERTIRFMPEGENGAVVSTWYYLNSVIVHCSGEECQGYIMFVANALGDAQNLDHIPVVRDFLEVFPEDIPEFPPQREFEFSIELVPRAGPMSIAPYRMAPIELAELKTQVFRPFLDKFVVVFIDDILVYSKTAREHEEHLRIVLQILKERKLYTKLSKCEFWKEEVKFLGHVVSKGGIAVVPSKVEAVMEWERPTTVTKVRSFLGLAGCYRRFIEGFSRIALPMTKLTRKEVPFVWTSECEESFQTLKQRLTSAPVLILPEPHESFEVYCDASLKGLGCVLMQHRNVVAYASRQLRPHEVNYPTHDLELVAIVFALKIWRHHLE from the exons ATGGAGCGTGCTTTACAGGCACATCATGTTCCACTCAATCAATATGTAGAGTTTGCTGCTTATCAACTAGCGGGAGAAGCCCAACCCTGGTGGCAAGCTGAGTGTCATTTGCTACAGCTTCGGAACGCCGACATTCCATGGGAGGTGTTCCAAATGGATTTCCACAAGAAGTATTTCCCTAAGTCTGCAAGGGAAGCGAAGGAGATAGAGctaatgcagctgaagcaaggttccatGTCTGTGGCTGAGTACACCAATAAGTTCAAAGAGCTTTGTAGGTTTTCTCGGGTGTGTCAGGGTGACCCAGAAACTTTCGAGAGTTGGAGGTGCAATAAGTACCAAAGGGGTTTGAAGGACAATATTATGACTGAtgtggctcctatggagatcCGTGTCTTCTCCAACTTGGTGAATAAGGCTAGAGTAGTGGAGGAGTATGCCAAGACCGTGGCGGCATCTAAGGACACTCATGGAGGGAGCTCTAGTCGTGGGCATGGCAAGTACCTTCATCCGAGAAGACAAAGCTTCAAGAGAGGAGTATATGCGCCTCAAAGTCAAGGAGGCTTCAGAAAGAACACACATGACCAGATTCAGCGTGGCAAAGGGAGAGGAAATCAGAGTAAGGGTTCTTCGGATTTAACTTGTGATCGTTGTAGGTGTTTTCATCCATATGACTCTTGCAAGATTGGTATATGTGGGTGCTTCAACTGTGGCTTGCTTGGTCATTTTGCGAAGGATTTCCCTCGTGGGCAGAATCAAAATGCGGGCCAGAGTCAGCATCAAGGTCGAGTCTTTGCTGTGAATGCCAAGGATGCTTCTAAGGCGATTCCGTTGATGAGAA ttgaggaatTAGGCTTGAAAGTGTTAGAGTTACCTTCTGATCTGCATGTACATACTCCGCATCAAACAGTTATGACTAGGTCAGGTTGTAGACAAGTAGGGTTCAAGCTTGAGGGTAGAGagtttgtgcatgatttgatctGTTTACCAATGGTGGGGCTTGAaatgattttggggtttgatcAGTTTTCGAAGAATCAGGTTTTGTTGGACTATTTTGAACGGACCATTCGGTTTATGCCAGAAGGAGAGAATGGAGCAGTGGTATCTACGTGGTATTACTTGAACTCTGTAATAGTGCATTGTAGTGGGGAGGAGTGTCAGGGTTATATTATGTTTGTTGCTAATGCATTAGGTGATGCCCAGAACTTAGATCATATACCGGTGGTTAGAGATTTTCTAGAAGTGTTCCCGGAAGATATCCCTGAGTTCCCACCTCAAAGGGAATTTGAATTTTCCATCGAATTGGTGCCGAGAGCCGGACCAATGTCGATTGCGCCATATAGAATGGCTCCGATAGAGCTGGCAGAAttaaagactca agtcttTCGTCCCTTTTTAGACAAAttcgtggtggttttcatagatgaCATCTTGGTTTACTCTAAGACGGCAAGAGAGCATGAGGAACACttgaggattgtgttgcaaatTCTGAAGGAGCGGAAGTTGTACACTAAATTGTCAAAGTGCGAGTTCTGGAAGGAGGAAGTAAAGTTCTtaggccacgtggtgagtaaagGAGGAATAGCTGTAGTTCCTTCAAAGGTGGaagcggtgatggaatgggaaagaccgaCGACTGTAACGAAAGTCAGGAGCTTTTTGGGTTTAGCCGGATGTTACCGGAGATTTATTGAAGGATTTTCCCGGATTGCACTACCAATGACGAAATTAACAAGGAAAGAGGTGCCATTTGTGTGGACATCAGAGTGCGAAGAGAGTTTTCAGACTTTAAAGCAGAGATTAACTTCAGCACCTGTTCTAATCTTACCGGAACCGCATGAATCGTTTGAAGTATATTGTGATGCGTCACTGAAAGGTTTGGGTTGCGTATTGATGCAACATcggaatgtggtggcttatgcaTCGCGTCAGCTAAGACCGCATGAGGTGAATTACcccactcatgacttggaattagtGGCGATTGTctttgcattgaagatttggagacaccactTGGAGTAA